CCAATCAAAGAACCCTCTCCAATCTTTGCACCATTTAATATTATTGCTCCCATACCTATTAGGCAGTTGTCTGATATCTCACAACCATGTATAATAGCATTATGCCCGATGGTAACGTTGTTTCCAATTATAGTTGGGAAGTTCGTATCGATATGAACAACTGAGTTATCCTGAACGTTGGTATACTGACCTATTACTATGGGCCCCATATCTGCTCTTAAAGACGCATTGAACCAGATACTTGATCCCTTCCCTATCTTAACCTCTCCAATTATTTGGCTACCCTGTGCTAAAAAGACATCTTCTTCAATAAAAGGTTTCTTTCCATTGAATTCTAAAAGCATCTAACTCCTCCTTTTTTTAAATATTTCACTGACTATAAACTGACTATAACTAGAAGAAAAATTAAAACTAAACGCTCGGATAATTTTTATGATATAATCTATTATACTAGAAAAATAAAAAAAGCATAAAAAAACCGGATCCAAAAACGGATCCGGCAAGAATGTCTGGGTTTATCTCAGGGGGATAGGGGGATCTTTCTTTTTTCTCTATTTACATTATAATACAGAATATGTTAAAGTTCAAGATATATGAGTTACCGTTAAATATATTATAGTAAAATATTTGTATACTTTTATTAAGCAGATGAATTCGGAGGAGATATTTTTTGAACAGAATATTTGATTTTCATACCCATACCCTGCTTAGTGATGGGGAATTAATTTGTAGTGAACAAATAAGACACGCCCAGATTCACGGGTATAAAGTTATAGGAATTTCTGACCATGTTGATGAATCAAATATTGATTTTGTGTTAAGAAGTTTGAACAATTTCATCGAAAAAGAGCAAACTCTTTTTGAAGATATAAAAATAATTGCTGCTGTTGAAATTACCCACGTTCCACCTGATTTAATAGATGAACTTGC
The DNA window shown above is from Petrotoga sp. 9PW.55.5.1 and carries:
- a CDS encoding gamma carbonic anhydrase family protein, which encodes MLLEFNGKKPFIEEDVFLAQGSQIIGEVKIGKGSSIWFNASLRADMGPIVIGQYTNVQDNSVVHIDTNFPTIIGNNVTIGHNAIIHGCEISDNCLIGMGAIILNGAKIGEGSLIGAGSLITENKVIPPRSLVVGVPGKVLRQISDEEFEKIKNSAREYYKLASRYNSK